One Rosa chinensis cultivar Old Blush chromosome 5, RchiOBHm-V2, whole genome shotgun sequence genomic region harbors:
- the LOC112163710 gene encoding uncharacterized protein LOC112163710 has translation MNLNNIQMLTGSNFKAWRSGVEFYLMMHENMDLYFTDVEPYGIDANSSPNEKKYYQDWHRANYRAKNVMGTTMTDTVRGIIDEPALAVDYMDAIAEKFKKSNKAEAARLSKEMNELKYTGSGGVRQHILKLTELNARLRDLDLGVKDVPACSQCLRFSTT, from the coding sequence ATGAATTTGAATAACATCCAGATGCTTACTGGATCCAACTTTAAGGCCTGGAGGAGTGGTGTAGAGTTTTATCTCATGATGCATGAAAATATGGACTTATATTTTACTGATGTAGAGCCTTATGGAATAGATGCCAATAGCTCACCTAATGAGAAGAAATACTATCAAGATTGGCATAGGGCAAATTATAGAGCTAAGAATGTGATGGGGACTACCATGACTGATACTGTGAGGGGTATCATAGATGAACCAGCCTTAGCAGTGGACTATATGGATGCCATAGCTGAGAAGTTTAAAAAGAGCAATAAGGCTGAGGCAGCAAGGCTCTCTAAGGAGATGAATGAGTTAAAATATACTGGCAGTGGAGGAGTTAGGCAACACATTCTGAAGCTTACTGAGTTAAATGCTAGACTCAGGGATCTTGATTTGGGAGTTAAGGATGTCCCAGCTTGTTCACAATGCCTTAGATTCTCTACCACCTAG
- the LOC112202234 gene encoding uncharacterized protein LOC112202234 isoform X2, giving the protein MASGELKDEKPRRHPESGSVKQGENLPQKIDKDWEILNQVSNQGENKDIKFFIEERELVAVESKEIYKFHLGPGDKNLSLQIDKDLLFHIQGGEVRVVDLREKFRIPLADARQGENLAQQICIDQEIHIPGEPMNEELKEQPSCLLGSGPSKSEINRVQEIHIPAGGSGKSTDATPATRFYLPDASDDEMPSDGPMH; this is encoded by the exons ATGGCGAGCGGAGAACTCAAAGACGAGAAACCTAGACGCCACCCAGAATCAGGATCTGTCAAGCAGGGCGAGAATCTGCCTCAGAAGATCGATAAGGACTGGGAGATTCTTAATCAAG TATCCAACCAGGGCGAGAATAAGGACATAAAGTTCTTCATTGAAG AACGAGAACTCGTAGCGGTAGAATCCAAAGAGATATACAAATTCCACCTGGGACCAGGAGACAAGAATCTATCCCTGCAGATCGATAAGGACCTGTTGTTCCATATTCAAG GAGGAGAAGTAAGGGTGGTAGATCTCAGAGAGAAATTCAGGATTCCCCTGGCTGATGCCAGGCAGGGCGAGAATCTGGCCCAGCAGATCTGTATTGACCAAGAGATCCATATTCCAG GAGAACCAATGAATGAAGAACTCAAAGAGCAACCCAGTTGCCTTCTGGGATCAGGACCCAGCAAGAGCGAGATCAACAGGGTCCAGGAGATCCATATTCCAG CTGGTGGTAGTGGTAAGAGTACAGATGCTACTCCCGCGACAAGGTTTTATCTGCCAGATGCATCAGATGATGAGATGCCATCTG ACGGTCCGATGCACTAG
- the LOC112202234 gene encoding uncharacterized protein LOC112202234 isoform X3, with the protein MASGELKDEKPRRHPESGSVKQGENLPQKIDKDWEILNQVSNQGENKDIKFFIEERELVAVESKEIYKFHLGPGDKNLSLQIDKDLLFHIQGGEVRVVDLREKFRIPLADARQGENLAQQICIDQEIHIPGEPMNEELKEQPSCLLGSGPSKSEINRVQEIHIPDGPMH; encoded by the exons ATGGCGAGCGGAGAACTCAAAGACGAGAAACCTAGACGCCACCCAGAATCAGGATCTGTCAAGCAGGGCGAGAATCTGCCTCAGAAGATCGATAAGGACTGGGAGATTCTTAATCAAG TATCCAACCAGGGCGAGAATAAGGACATAAAGTTCTTCATTGAAG AACGAGAACTCGTAGCGGTAGAATCCAAAGAGATATACAAATTCCACCTGGGACCAGGAGACAAGAATCTATCCCTGCAGATCGATAAGGACCTGTTGTTCCATATTCAAG GAGGAGAAGTAAGGGTGGTAGATCTCAGAGAGAAATTCAGGATTCCCCTGGCTGATGCCAGGCAGGGCGAGAATCTGGCCCAGCAGATCTGTATTGACCAAGAGATCCATATTCCAG GAGAACCAATGAATGAAGAACTCAAAGAGCAACCCAGTTGCCTTCTGGGATCAGGACCCAGCAAGAGCGAGATCAACAGGGTCCAGGAGATCCATATTCCAG ACGGTCCGATGCACTAG
- the LOC112202234 gene encoding uncharacterized protein LOC112202234 isoform X1 has product MASGELKDEKPRRHPESGSVKQGENLPQKIDKDWEILNQVSNQGENKDIKFFIEERELVAVESKEIYKFHLGPGDKNLSLQIDKDLLFHIQGGEVRVVDLREKFRIPLADARQGENLAQQICIDQEIHIPGEPMNEELKEQPSCLLGSGPSKSEINRVQEIHIPAGGSGKSTDATPATRFYLPDASDDEMPSGYQLSKHMINPKS; this is encoded by the exons ATGGCGAGCGGAGAACTCAAAGACGAGAAACCTAGACGCCACCCAGAATCAGGATCTGTCAAGCAGGGCGAGAATCTGCCTCAGAAGATCGATAAGGACTGGGAGATTCTTAATCAAG TATCCAACCAGGGCGAGAATAAGGACATAAAGTTCTTCATTGAAG AACGAGAACTCGTAGCGGTAGAATCCAAAGAGATATACAAATTCCACCTGGGACCAGGAGACAAGAATCTATCCCTGCAGATCGATAAGGACCTGTTGTTCCATATTCAAG GAGGAGAAGTAAGGGTGGTAGATCTCAGAGAGAAATTCAGGATTCCCCTGGCTGATGCCAGGCAGGGCGAGAATCTGGCCCAGCAGATCTGTATTGACCAAGAGATCCATATTCCAG GAGAACCAATGAATGAAGAACTCAAAGAGCAACCCAGTTGCCTTCTGGGATCAGGACCCAGCAAGAGCGAGATCAACAGGGTCCAGGAGATCCATATTCCAG CTGGTGGTAGTGGTAAGAGTACAGATGCTACTCCCGCGACAAGGTTTTATCTGCCAGATGCATCAGATGATGAGATGCCATCTG GTTATCAATTGAGCAAGCACATGATCAACCCAAAAAGTTAA
- the LOC112166780 gene encoding uncharacterized protein LOC112166780 isoform X2: MPTQISYSRGAREVKVEEVILKLRSDLSQKSSNSLQISRPREINIQGGVLTVEDWQEKFRYVKSGYGHGHGENPTQQIDKDPDENPTPQINKDPEINIEAGGSGKSTDNPPARSWEDESYDDMLLHIYANTMQEYHLLMTSLTDLLQDVSFVVRPYLTMLQAAPTWFICHTT; encoded by the exons ATGCCCACGCAGATTAGCTACAGCAGGGGGGCACGAGAAGTCAAGGTGGAAGAAGTCATTTTGAAATTAAGATCCGACCTGAGCCAGAAGAGTTCGAATTCCCTGCAAATCTCTAGGCCCCGGGAGATCAATATTCAAG GAGGAGTACTGACGGTGGAAGACTGGCAGGAGAAATTCAGATACGTGAAATCAGGTTACGGTCATGGTCACGGCGAGAATCCAACCCAGCAGATCGATAAGGACCCGGACGAGAATCCAACCCCGCAGATCAATAAGGACCCGGAGATCAATATTGAAG CTGGTGGCAGTGGTAAAAGTACAGATAATCCTCCTGCAAGGAGTTGGGAAGATGAGTCATATGATGATATGCTCCTTCACATATATG CAAATACTATGCAGGAGTACCATTTGCTGATGACGAGTTTGACGGACCTCTTGCAAGATGTGAGCTTTGTGGTCAGACCGTATCTCACTATGCTGCAAGCTGCCCCTACTTGGTTCATTTGCCACACCACATAA
- the LOC112166780 gene encoding uncharacterized protein LOC112166780 isoform X1: MPTQISYSRGAREVKVEEVILKLRSDLSQKSSNSLQISRPREINIQGGVLTVEDWQEKFRYVKSGYGHGHGENPTQQIDKDPDENPTPQINKDPEINIEAGGSGKSTDNPPARSWEDESYDDMLLHIYGVPFADDEFDGPLARCELCGQTVSHYAASCPYLVHLPHHITLPRGYDRACKCCGRKDGHPGQKWEGFAIRKYCFNCCQGADHWDGDPECPNKKQRVS; the protein is encoded by the exons ATGCCCACGCAGATTAGCTACAGCAGGGGGGCACGAGAAGTCAAGGTGGAAGAAGTCATTTTGAAATTAAGATCCGACCTGAGCCAGAAGAGTTCGAATTCCCTGCAAATCTCTAGGCCCCGGGAGATCAATATTCAAG GAGGAGTACTGACGGTGGAAGACTGGCAGGAGAAATTCAGATACGTGAAATCAGGTTACGGTCATGGTCACGGCGAGAATCCAACCCAGCAGATCGATAAGGACCCGGACGAGAATCCAACCCCGCAGATCAATAAGGACCCGGAGATCAATATTGAAG CTGGTGGCAGTGGTAAAAGTACAGATAATCCTCCTGCAAGGAGTTGGGAAGATGAGTCATATGATGATATGCTCCTTCACATATATG GAGTACCATTTGCTGATGACGAGTTTGACGGACCTCTTGCAAGATGTGAGCTTTGTGGTCAGACCGTATCTCACTATGCTGCAAGCTGCCCCTACTTGGTTCATTTGCCACACCACATAACTCTTCCTCGTGGTTATGACAGAGCTTGTAAGTGTTGTGGTAGAAAGGATGGCCACCCTGGTCAGAAGTGGGAGGGATTTGCTATCCGCAAGTATTGTTTTAATTGTTGTCAGGGAGCTGACCACTGGGATGGTGACCCAGAATGTCCCAATAAAAAGCAACGTGTTTCGTAA